A portion of the Pseudorasbora parva isolate DD20220531a chromosome 1, ASM2467924v1, whole genome shotgun sequence genome contains these proteins:
- the slc12a10.1 gene encoding solute carrier family 12 member 10, tandem duplicate 1: MGHRLSKRRLEGSDLSPSGHFSTSEEAPPRYSSYSTGSETAISVETPARRTSEALNSRQDNRRPSIYSTMDALPHLEFYSNATATGRIRRSRPSLEVLRKACDDGECGSNTCGSSTGSLSALQEVGNESEENVQGGKTYQPVRFGWVTGVMIRCMLNIWGVILFLRLSWITSQAGILLTWVIILMSVLVTSITALSVSAISTNGRVSSGGAYFMISRTLGPELGGPIGVVFSFANALACALNTVGFSETVRDLLIEYDSQIVDSVNDVRIIGSITVTMLLLISLAGMEWESKTQILFFLVLMVSFVNYFVGTVIPATPQKQSIGIFGYRSEIFLENLFPDWRGSDFFRMFAIFFPSAIGILAGANISGDLKEPEIAIPKGTLMAIFCTTISYLAISSTVGSCVLRDASGNLNDSFPLNSTEACDGLSCSLGWNFTECQQSGTCAFGLSNNFQVLIQVSGFGPLIYAGIFAATLSSALAFLVSAPKVFQCLCKDNIYPYIGFFGKGYGKNNEPLRAYLLCYIIAMCFILIAELNTIAPLISNFFLCSYALINFSCFHASITNSPGWRPSFRYYSPWTGLFGAIISVVLMFLLTWWAALISLGLIIFLFGYVTYKKPEVNWGSSVQASTYNMALSYSVSLAGVEDHVKNYRPQCLVLTGPPNLRPALVDFVGSFTKNVSLMICGDILLEGEKSVVSEPKTNDMIKWLNQRKVRSFYTAFKASSLRDGTRHLLQASGLGKLKPNILVVGFKMNWQESSSQGIEDYINTIYDSFDSNHGVCVLRMMDGLDVRDELQTEVNQAFETDEAMESDQQNSDGDSDVDNPKSTVNDQIKTVFQNKQGKKTIDVYWISDDGGLTLLVPYLLTRRKRWTRCKVRVFIIGEQQTMEDDRKEMMTLLQRFRLDVHDVIVMTDSERPALPKSTRRFEETLAPFRLNEAQLDERTVQQQRTECPWKITDKQMDALKLKSERKVRLNEIIRRNSKHAALVLVSLPVPQADCPSALYMAWLDTLSCGLHCPVLLIRGNQQNVMTFYCQ, encoded by the exons ATGGGTCACCGCTTGTCCAAACGCAGGCTGGAGGGGTCAGACCTCTCGCCCTCAGGCCACTTCTCGACCAGTGAAGAGGCTCCGCCGCGTTACTCCTCTTACAGCACCGGCAGTGAGACGGCCATCAGTGTGGAGACGCCGGCACGGAGGACGTCTGAAGCCCTGAACTCACGGCAGGACAACAGGCGGCCCTCCATATACAGCACCATGGATGCTTTGCCGCATCTGGAGTTTTACTCCAACGCTACTGCCACGGGCCGCATCCGGCGCAGCCGACCGTCACTGGAGGTTCTGCGCAAGGCTTGTGAT GATGGAGAATGTGGAAGTAACACGTGCGGCTCTAGTACGGGAAGCCTGTCAGCGCTTCAAGAGGTCGGAAACGAGTCGGAGGAAAACGTCCAGGGAGGAAAGACCTACCAACCAGTCCGCTTCGGATGGGTGACTGGGGTTATG ATTCGCTGTATGTTGAATATCTGGGGAGTCATTCTGTTCCTGCGGTTGTCCTGGATCACATCTCAAGCAGGAATCC TTCTTACATGGGTAATTATACTGATGTCAGTCCTTGTGACCTCTATAACGGCGCTGTCTGTATCTGCCATTTCCACCAATGGGAGAGTCTCTTCTG GCGGTGCGTACTTCATGATCTCCCGCACACTGGGCCCTGAGTTGGGAGGTCCCATCGGTGTGGTGTTTTCTTTCGCCAACGCTCTCGCTTGCGCGCTCAACACGGTGGGATTCTCAGAGACGGTCAGAGATCTTCTCATT GAGTATGACTCCCAAATTGTGGATTCAGTCAATGATGTCCGAATTATAGGATCCATCACAGTCACCATGCTGCTTCTCATCTCATTGGCTGGGATGGAGTGGGAGTCGAAG ACTCAGATCCTGTTCTTCTTGGTTCTCATGGTGTCCTTCGTCAACTACTTTGTTGGCACCGTGATTCCAGCGACTCCTCAGAAACAGTCGATCGGTATCTTCGGTTACCGCA GTGAAATCTTCTTAGAGAACCTCTTCCCAGACTGGAGAGGAAGCGACTTCTTTCGTATGTTTGCCATCTTCTTCCCATCTGCCATTGGGATCCTCGCCGGAGCAAACATCTCAGGCGATCTGAAG GAACCTGAGATCGCCATCCCAAAAGGGACACTGATGGCCATATTCTGCACCACCATTAGTTATTTAGCCATATCTTCAACCGTGG GATCATGTGTTCTGCGCGACGCCTCGGGGAACCTGAACGACAGTTTTCCGCTGAACTCCACCGAGGCCTGTGATGGTCTGAGCTGCAGTCTGGGCTGGAACTTCACCGAGTGCCAGCAGAGCGGCACCTGCGCCTTCGGACTCTCCAACAACTTCCAG GTTCTGATCCAAGTCTCCGGTTTTGGTCCATTAATCTACGCGGGCATATTTGCAGCCACCCTGTCATCCGCCCTTGCGTTCCTTGTCTCCGCACCCAAAGTCTTCCAG TGTCTCTGTAAGGACAATATCTACCCATACATCGGCTTCTTTGGAAAGGGTTATGGGAAAAACAATGAGCCACTACGAGCTTATCTGCTGTGTTACATCATCGCAATGTGTTTCATTCTGATTG CTGAGCTGAACACAATCGCTCCTCTGATCTCAAACTTCTTCCTCTGCTCTTACGCACTGATAAACTTCAGCTGTTTTCATGCTTCCATCACCAATTCACCTG GATGGAGACCATCGTTTCGGTATTACAGCCCCTGGACAGGTTTGTTCGGGGCCATTATTTCTGTCGTACTGATGTTCTTGCTCACATGGTGGGCCGCGCTCATTTCTTTAGGTTTAATCATCTTCTTATTTGGCTACGTGACCTACAAGAAACCAG AGGTGAACTGGGGTTCGTCTGTCCAGGCCAGTACCTACAACATGGCTCTGTCCTACTCCGTGTCTCTGGCAGGAGTCGAAGATCACGTCAAAAACTACAG GCCTCAGTGTCTGGTTCTGACGGGTCCTCCGAATCTGCGTCCAGCGCTGGTGGACTTTGTGGGCTCTTTCACCAAAAATGTCAGTTTGATGATTTGTGGAGACATTCTCTTG GAGGGTGAGAAGTCGGTTGTGTCTGAGCCCAAAACTAATGACATGATAAAGTGGCTCAATCAGAGGAAGGTCCGTTCCTTCTACACAGCCTTCAAGGCGTCCAGTCTGAGAGACGGAACCCGACATCTTCTACAG GCCTCTGGTTTGGGAAAGCTGAAGCCGAATATACTGGTGGTGGGATTCAAAATGAACTGGCAGGAGAGCAGCAGTCAAGGCATAGAGGACTACATCAACACTATATA TGATTCTTTCGACTCCAACCACGGCGTGTGTGTCCTGCGCATGATGGACGGACTGGACGTCCGAGACGAGTTACAGACTGAGG TCAATCAGGCCTTTGAGACGGACGAGGCCATGGAGTCTGACCAGCAGAACTCAGACGGCGACTCAG ATGTCGACAACCCAAAGAGCACGGTGAACGATCAGATCAAAACTGTGTTCCAGAATAAACAAGGGAAGAAGACCATCGACGTGTACTGGATATCTGACGATGGAG GTCTGACTTTGTTAGTGCCGTACCTGTTGACCAGAAGAAAACGCTGGACACGATGCAAAGTCCGAGTTTTCATCATTGGAGAGCAGCAAACCATGGAGGACGACCGCAAAGA AATGATGACTTTGCTCCAGCGTTTCCGACTGGACGTTCATGATGTCATCGTGATGACGGACAGCGAGCGGCCAGCACTTCCCAAAAG TACGAGGCGCTTTGAGGAAACACTCGCCCCCTTCAGGCTGAACGAGGCACAGCTGGACGAGAGGACGGTTCAACAGCAGAGGACAGAGTGTCCCTGGAAGATCACAGACAAACAGATGGACGCGCTAAAActcaag TCGGAGAGAAAAGTGCGCCTGAACGAGATCATTCGGAGGAATTCGAAGCACGCCGCGCTGGTCCTAGT ATCTCTCCCCGTACCGCAGGCGGACTGTCCCAGCGCTCTTTATATGGCCTGGTTGGACACACTTAGCTGCGGTCTACACTGCCCCGTCCTGCTCATACGAGGAAACCAGCAGAATGTCATGACCTTCTACTGCCAGTAA